One stretch of Xanthomonas sp. DAR 35659 DNA includes these proteins:
- a CDS encoding LodA/GoxA family CTQ-dependent oxidase, with product MSSNVFRVHPAIGIGRVGDSQEVYLAPVTAAGARGADGLMGGLPVQPGTESTPITADQFRDADGNVKRQAARFHIYAYPSGSSGTYPNGGGTRVDVGSTIDGKTVKDIVWTVHVANKKLNNYSTVSKDGQFRGIEAYTPQCQGQLQLRNANYPDAAKPGDPDDPTRLRQLVIDPGPRAISVAAGSAAPVGFDAATTASYADAAGAIQLVPDYPVSFPSMFHALHEPLGALDSLGDMRVEANGALIVAGGFARTSAVMQADGSYPPLSDATENGLWYDDAADGPVNAVLLFSDGSSASVQGAWYVTGDPGYAPQTRNVVSTWDDVYDVWVRELGLVPSLYANNAFVGTYQPSFSEDIQPIFHAAMLQRWNTNLPSGAIRGHDMIGQIQPTDDPTAKIPNLKTLIRDPASAADTQTGSPMMPLSLGDAQKSFLSVSATQYFLLTQWHGNNYVQGGAAALGPGELLDRVTLQNCLGGRYSPGIEVSFPIRDTNLYVTQWQQRDCGPFRINQAPLDYGTAQKGKAFLSFGYVPLQPYPVEPGDLSKFMSVPWHTDYNSCATHLPDPNPGAASTNPNITANNTLFWSWPAERPFAVYPVALCQVDPEDDTWYPGPQVYSVRGTGTDSDYPAQVGRFQDYADFVANWAKVGFVVSGSQIAQVAGQPPYPADMFLEVASQFDVGQEFVAPWPMANIPAYPPPSAAARADADGLG from the coding sequence ATGAGCAGCAACGTATTTCGCGTGCATCCGGCGATCGGCATCGGCCGCGTCGGCGATAGTCAGGAGGTCTACCTGGCGCCGGTGACCGCGGCCGGCGCGCGCGGCGCCGACGGCCTGATGGGCGGATTGCCGGTGCAGCCCGGGACCGAGTCCACGCCGATCACCGCCGACCAGTTCCGCGATGCCGACGGCAACGTCAAGCGCCAGGCTGCGCGTTTCCACATCTACGCCTATCCCAGCGGCAGTTCGGGCACGTATCCCAACGGCGGCGGCACGCGCGTGGACGTGGGCAGCACGATCGACGGCAAGACGGTGAAGGACATCGTCTGGACCGTGCATGTGGCTAACAAGAAGCTCAACAACTATTCGACCGTGAGCAAGGACGGGCAGTTTCGCGGTATCGAGGCCTACACGCCGCAGTGCCAGGGCCAGTTGCAGCTGCGCAATGCGAACTACCCCGATGCGGCCAAGCCCGGCGATCCCGACGATCCGACGCGCCTGCGGCAGTTGGTCATCGATCCCGGTCCGCGCGCGATCAGCGTCGCGGCCGGCAGCGCGGCGCCGGTCGGGTTCGATGCGGCGACCACCGCCAGCTATGCCGATGCCGCCGGCGCGATCCAGCTGGTGCCGGACTATCCGGTCAGTTTTCCGTCCATGTTCCATGCGTTGCACGAGCCGCTGGGTGCGCTCGACTCGCTGGGCGACATGCGCGTGGAAGCCAATGGCGCGCTGATCGTGGCCGGCGGCTTCGCGCGGACCTCGGCGGTCATGCAGGCCGACGGGAGCTATCCGCCGTTGTCGGACGCGACCGAGAACGGCCTATGGTACGACGATGCCGCCGATGGCCCGGTCAATGCGGTGCTGCTCTTCAGCGACGGCAGCAGCGCCAGCGTGCAGGGCGCGTGGTACGTCACCGGCGATCCGGGCTATGCGCCGCAAACGCGCAACGTGGTCTCCACCTGGGACGACGTCTACGACGTGTGGGTGCGCGAACTGGGGCTTGTGCCGTCGCTGTACGCCAACAACGCCTTCGTCGGCACCTATCAGCCGTCCTTCAGCGAGGACATCCAGCCGATCTTCCACGCGGCCATGCTGCAACGCTGGAACACCAACCTGCCGTCGGGCGCGATCCGGGGCCACGACATGATCGGGCAGATCCAGCCGACCGACGATCCCACCGCGAAGATCCCCAATCTGAAGACCCTGATCCGCGATCCGGCTTCCGCCGCCGATACCCAGACCGGCTCGCCGATGATGCCGCTCTCGCTCGGCGATGCGCAGAAGAGCTTCCTCAGCGTCAGCGCGACCCAGTACTTCCTGCTCACCCAGTGGCATGGGAACAACTACGTGCAGGGCGGCGCCGCGGCGCTGGGTCCTGGCGAACTGCTGGACCGGGTCACGCTGCAGAACTGCCTGGGCGGCCGCTACAGCCCGGGCATCGAGGTGTCGTTCCCGATCCGCGACACCAACCTGTATGTCACGCAATGGCAGCAGCGCGATTGCGGACCGTTCCGCATCAACCAGGCGCCGCTGGACTACGGCACCGCGCAGAAGGGCAAGGCGTTCCTGAGTTTCGGCTACGTGCCGTTGCAGCCGTATCCGGTGGAGCCGGGCGATCTGTCCAAGTTCATGTCGGTGCCCTGGCATACCGACTACAACTCCTGCGCCACGCACCTGCCCGATCCCAATCCGGGGGCGGCCAGTACCAATCCGAACATCACCGCGAACAACACCCTGTTCTGGTCGTGGCCGGCGGAGCGGCCGTTCGCGGTCTATCCGGTGGCCTTGTGCCAGGTCGATCCGGAGGACGACACCTGGTATCCCGGCCCGCAGGTGTACTCGGTGCGCGGCACCGGCACCGACAGCGACTATCCGGCGCAGGTCGGACGCTTCCAGGACTACGCGGATTTCGTCGCCAACTGGGCCAAGGTGGGCTTCGTCGTCAGCGGCTCGCAGATCGCGCAGGTGGCGGGACAGCCGCCGTATCCGGCGGACATGTTCCTGGAAGTGGCGAGCCAGTTCGACGTGGGCCAGGAATTCGTTGCGCCCTGGCCGATGGCCAACATTCCGGCCTATCCGCCGCCGTCGGCCGCGGCGCGCGCGGACGCCGATGGCCTCGGCTGA